Proteins encoded together in one Camelina sativa cultivar DH55 chromosome 9, Cs, whole genome shotgun sequence window:
- the LOC104710784 gene encoding histidine-containing phosphotransfer protein 2-like translates to MDALISQLQRQFRDYTISLYQQDFLDDQFTELKKLQDDGSPDFVAEVLSLFFEDCVKLISNMARALDQTTGAVDFNTVGASVHQLKGSSSSVGAKRVKALCVSFKDFCEAQNFQGCVRCLQQVDIEYKTLKTKLQDLFNLEKQIIQAGGIVPQVDIN, encoded by the exons ATGGACGCTCTCATTTCTCAGTTGCAGAGGCAATTCCGTGACTACACCATTTCTCTCTACCAACAG GATTTTTTGGATGATCAGTTTACTGAGTTGAAAAAGCTTCAAGATGATGGAAGCCCTGATTTTGTGGCTGAGGtgctctctcttttctttgaaGATTGTGTGAAACTTATCAGTAACATGGCTAGAGCTTT GGACCAGACCACGGGAGCTGTAGATTTTAATACGGTAGGCGCGAGTGTGCATCAATTGAAGGGTAGTAGCTCAAG TGTTGGTGCCAAGAGGGTCAAAGCGTTGTGTGTTAGCTTCAAGGACTTTTGTGAAGCTCAGAACTTCCAAGG GTGTGTGAGATGTTTGCAGCAAGTGGATATCGAGTACAAGACGTTAAAGACAAAGCTTCAAGATTTGTTCAAT cttGAGAAACAAATCATTCAAGCTGGTGGTATTGTTCCTCAAGTGGATATTAACTAA
- the LOC104710785 gene encoding UDP-glucose 6-dehydrogenase 2 yields MVKICCIGAGYVGGPTMAVIALKCPDIEVAVVDISVPRINAWNSDQLPIYEPGLDDVVKQCRGKNLFFSTDVEKHVREADIVFVSVNTPTKTRGLGAGKAADLTYWESAARMIADVSVSDKIVVEKSTVPVKTAEAIEKILTHNSKGIKFQILSNPEFLAEGTAIKDLFNPDRVLIGGRETPEGFKAVQTLKDVYAHWVPEGQIITTNLWSAELSKLAANAFLAQRISSVNAMSALCEATGADVTQVSYAVGTDSRIGPKFLNSSVGFGGSCFQKDILNLVYICECNGLPEVAEYWKQVIKINDYQKSRFVNRVVSSMFNSVSNKKIAVLGFAFKKDTGDTRETPAIDVCKGLLEDKARLSIYDPQVTEEQIQRDLSMNKFDWDHPLHLQPMSPTTVKQVSVTWDAYEATKDAHGICIMTEWDEFKNLDFQKIFDNMQKPAFVFDGRNIMNLQKLREIGFIVYSIGKPLDAWLKDMPAVA; encoded by the coding sequence ATGGTGAAGATTTGTTGTATTGGAGCTGGGTATGTTGGTGGACCGACAATGGCAGTGATTGCACTGAAATGTCCAGACATTGAAGTAGCTGTTGTGGATATCTCCGTGCCGCGTATCAACGCTTGGAACAGTGACCAGCTTCCGATTTACGAGCCTGGTCTCGACGATGTTGTGAAGCAATGCCGTGGcaagaacctcttcttcagCACTGATGTTGAGAAACATGTCAGGGAAGCTGATATTGTGTTTGTTTCTGTTAACACACCGACTAAAACAAGAGGTCTTGGCGCTGGTAAAGCCGCTGATCTTACCTACTGGGAGAGCGCTGCGCGTATGATCGCTGATGTTTCGGTTTCTGATAAGATTGTGGTTGAGAAGTCTACTGTCCCGGTCAAAACAGCTGAGGCTATTGAGAAAATTTTGACACATAACAGCAAAGGGATCAAGTTTCAGATTCTGTCGAACCCGGAGTTTTTGGCTGAAGGAACTGCGATTAAGGATCTTTTTAACCCTGACCGTGTTCTCATCGGAGGACGGGAAACTCCAGAAGGGTTTAAAGCGGTTCAGACGCTCAAGGATGTGTATGCACATTGGGTTCCTGAAGGCCAGATCATAACCACCAATCTTTGGTCTGCTGAGCTTTCTAAGCTTGCGGCAAACGCTTTCTTGGCTCAACGGATTTCATCTGTCAATGCCATGTCTGCTCTATGTGAAGCCACTGGTGCTGATGTCACGCAAGTGTCTTACGCGGTTGGTACTGACTCGAGGATCGGTCCCAAGTTCTTGAACTCGAGTGTTGGATTCGGGGGTTCGTGTTTCCAGAAGGATATTCTGAATCTTGTTTACATCTGTGAGTGCAATGGACTCCCTGAAGTGGCGGAGTACTGGAAGCAAGTCATCAAGATCAATGACTATCAGAAGAGCCGGTTCGTGAACCGTGTTGTTTCCTCCATGTTCAACTCTGTATCGAACAAGAAGATTGCGGTTCTTGGTTTTGCGTTCAAGAAAGATACTGGTGACACGAGGGAGACTCCAGCCATTGATGTGTGCAAGGGTCTTTTAGAAGACAAAGCAAGGTTAAGCATCTACGACCCGCAGGTGACTGAGGAGCAGATCCAGAGGGATTTATCCATGAACAAGTTTGACTGGGACCATCCTCTTCATTTGCAGCCAATGAGCCCAACCACAGTGAAACAAGTGAGCGTTACTTGGGACGCATACGAGGCAACCAAAGACGCTCACGGTATCTGCATCATGACCGAGTGGGATGAGTTCAAGAACTTGGACTTCCAGAAGATCTTTGACAACATGCAGAAACCGGCTTTCGTGTTCGATGGAAGGAACATTATGAATCTACAAAAGCTAAGGGAGATTGGTTTCATTGTTTACTCCATCGGTAAGCCCTTAGACGCATGGCTCAAGGACATGCCTGCCGTTGCCTAA